The Micromonospora siamensis genome contains the following window.
CCGAGGTGGTCGCCCAGGGCGGCGACACCGAACGGGTGGTGCAGCTGGCCGACAACCTGATGGACCAGTTCATCGCCCTGTTCATGGTGGTGGCGATGACCGCGGTGACCGGCAGCGTCGTACCCGGGCTGTTCTTCCTCGGCACGATGGTGGTCTCCGGGCTGGCCGCTACCCTGTTCGGGCCGCGGCTGGAACGCTCGGCGCAGGCCACGGTCAGCGCCCGGGCGGCGTTCGCCACCGCGCTGGTCTCCGCGCTCTCCGCCGCCCGTACGGTGAAGCTGGCCGGCGCGACCCGTCCGGTGCTGGACCATCTGGCCCGACTGGACACCGTGCGCAGCGACCGGCAGCGGCGGGAGATCGCCATGCAGGTCTGGTCGCGGTCGACGCCCGCGGTCACCACCGGGCTGCTGCCGATCGTCGCGTGGGCGCTCTACCTGGGCGGGACGCTCTCCGCGGGCGCCACGCTGGTGGTGGTCTCCACCCTCGGCACGGCCCGGTGGTTCGCCTGGACCAGCGCCGCCCTGGTCTCGCAGTACCCGTCGGCCCGGGTGTGGACCCACCGGACGGTGGCGATGACCGGGGTGGGGGCGTACTCGGCGGCGGTGCCCGGGGTGGACCTGGCCGCCGGCACCGCGCCGGCGCCCGTGCCAGCGGCCCGACGTCCGCTGCGCCGGCTGGAGCTGGCCGGCTTCGGGGCGCTGCACACCGACGGGACCCTCGCGGTGCGCGACGTCGACCTGACCGTCGAACGCGGGCAGCTGGTGCTGGTGGTCGGGCCGGTGGGCAGCGGCAAGTCGTCGCTGCTGCGGGCGCTGGCCGGAATCGTGCACCACACCGGCGAGCTGCGGTGGAACGGCGAGCCGGTCACCGAGCCGGAGCTGTTCCTGCGCCCGCAGCAGGTCGGCTACGTCGGGCAGCTGCCCCGGGTGCTCTCCGGCACCGTCGCCGACAACATCGCCCTCGGCCACCAGGTGGACGCGGCCGGCGCGGTCGCCACCGCCCAGCTCGAACACGACCTGGCCGCCGCCGTCGGCGGGCTCGGGCTGCTGATCGGGCACAAGGGCACCCGGCTCTCCGGCGGTCAGCTGCAACGACTGGCGCTGGCCCGGGCGCTCGCGCCGCGTACCGAGCTGCTGGTCGCCGACGACGTGTCGTCCGCCCTGGACGTCACCACCGAGCTGGCGCTCTGGGCGGCGCTGCGCGAACACGGCGTCACCGTGGTCGGCTCGACCTCGAAGCGGGCGGCGCTGATCCGGGCCGACCACGTGGTGGTGCTGGTCGACGGCGTGGTGGCCGCCCAGGGCCCCTGGCACACCCTGGAACCCACCTGGTCCCACCTGGCCGGCTGACCCCCCTCGGGCCCCCCACCCCGGTCATCGCCGTTGATCATGAAGTTTGCCGTAGCGGAACGGGACGAAACGACCCGCTAACTTCATGATCAACGACGCGGGCCAAGGCCGGGCGCGGGGGTGGGGTCGGGGTCGGGGGTCAGTGGGCGCGGGTGTACTGGTTGGGCCAGGTGGGGGTGGCGGTCAGCTTGGCGGCGGCGCGGTTGGGCCAGTAGGGGTCGCGCAGCAGTTCGCGGCCGAGCAGGACCAGGTCGGCCTCCCCGGCGGCGACGATCTGCTCCGCCTGCTCCGGCTCGACGATCAGCCCGACCGCACCGGTCAGCACCCCCGCCTCCCGGCGGATCCGGGCGGCGAGCGGCACCTGGTAGCCGGGGCCGACCGGGACGGTCGCCGTGGCCGCGGCGCCGCCGGACGAGGTGTCGACCAGGTCGACGCCGGCCGCGGCGAGTTCCCCGGCCAGCACCACGCTGTCCTCGACGGTCCAGCCGCCCTCGACCCAGTCGGTGGCGGAGATCCGGGTCAGCACCGGCACGTCCTCCCCGACGGCCGCCCGGACGGCGCGGGCCACCTCCAGGGTGAGCCGCATCCGCCCGGCCCGGTCGCCGCCGTAGCCGTCGCCACGGTGGTTGGTCAGCGGTGACAGGAACTCGTGCAGCAGGTAGCCGTGCGCGGCGTGGATCTCCACGGCGGCGAAGCCGGCGTCCAGCGCCCGGCTGGCGGCGGTGGCGAACGCGGCCACCACGGCGGCGATGCCGCGCTCGTCCAGCGCGGTGGGCCGCCGGTAGTCGGGCACGAACGGCTCGGTGCCCGGACCGACCGGGGTCCAGCCGCCCTCGGTGTCGGCCACCCCGCCGCGCTGCGCGTCCCAGGGGCGGTGGGTGGAGGCCTTGAAACCGGCGTGGGCCAGCTGCACGGCCGGCACCGCGCCGTGCTCGGCGAGGAAGCGGGTGATCGGCCGCCAGGCGTCGACGTGCGCGCCGGACCAGAGGCCGGTGTCCTGCGGGCTGATCCGGCCCTCGGGCACCACGGCGGTCGCCTCGGTGACGATCAGACCGACCCCGCCGACGGCCCGGGAGCCGAGGTGGACGCGGTGCCAGTCGGTGGGCAGGCCGTCGGGACCGGCGCTGTACTGGCACATCGGGGCCATGGCGACCCGGTTGGGCAGGGTGACACCGCGCAGGGTGAGCGGGGAGAACAGGGCACTCATGGGGGTGATCCTCCGGGACGGTCGGTGGGCCGGCGCCTCCGGGGAGGTCGGCCGGGCGGGCGGGTCGTGGGCGCGGCGCCGTCGACGGCGCGGGCGGGCGCGGAACAGGGCGGCGGCTCGCAGCGAGCGCGGAACCCACCGGAACGCGGCGGCGACCCGCCGGAGACCGGCGGGTCGCCACTGCGCGGCCACGGATCAGGCGGGGACCGGCTCCAGCCGCTCCGCCGGGCGGTCCGCCGGGTCCGGCTCGATCAGGTCGCGCTTGCCGGCCGTGTCGTACGCGGCCCGGTCCAGGGTGCCCTCCCGGGCGGCGACGATGGTCGGCACCAGCGCCTGCCCGGCGACGTTGGTCGCGGTGCGGATCATGTCGAGGATCGGGTCGATGGCCAGCAGCAGGCCGGCGCCGGCCAGCGGCAGGCCCAGCGTGCTCAGGGTCAGGGTCAGCATCACCAGCGCGCCGGTCAGGCCGGCGGTCGCCGCGGAGCCGACCACCGAGACGAAGGCGATCAGCAGGTAGTCGCCGACGCCCAGCTGGACGCCGAAGACCTGCGCCACGAAGATCGCCGCCAGCGCCGGGTAGATCGCGGCGCAGCCGTCCATCTTCGTGGTGGCGCCGAACGGCACGGCGAAGGAGGCGTACTCGCGGGGGACGCCGAGCCGCTCGACGGAACGCTGGGTCACCGGCATGGTGCCCACCGAGGAGCGGGAGACGAAGGCCAGCTCGATGGCGGGCCAGGCGCCGGCGTAGAAGCGCAGCGGGTTGAGCCGGCCGGCGGCCAGCAGCACCACCGGGTAGACGACGAGCAGCACGATCGCGCAGCCGACGTAGACGGCGGTGGTGAACTTGGCGAGCGGGGCCAGCAGGTCCCAGCCGTACGAGGCGACGGCGTTCCCGATCAGACCCAGCGTGCCGATCGGGGCGAGCCGGATCACCCACCACAGCGCCTTCTGCACGATGGCCAGCACCGAGCGGTTCAGGGTGACGAACGGCTCGGCGGCCTCGCCGATCAGCAGCGCGGCGGCGCCGACCACCAGGGCCAGGAAGACGATCTGGAGCACGTTGTTGTCGACGAACGCGCCGACCGGGTTGGTCGGGACGATCCCGGTGAGGAAGTCGGTCCACGAGCCGGTCTTGGTGGGCGCCTCGGCGCCGGCCACGTTCAGGCTGACCCCGCGGCCCGGGTCGACCAGCAGGCCGAGGCCGATGCCGACGGTCACCGCGATCAGCGCGGTGATGCCGAACCAGAGCAGCGTCCTGACCGCCAGCCGGGCGGCGTTGGCGACGCCGCGCAGGCTGACCACGCTGACCACGATGGCGGTGAAGACCAGGGGCGGGACGGCCAGCTTGAGCAGCTGGACGAAGAGTCCGCCGACCGTGTCGAGGGTGGTGGTGAGCCAGCTCAGGTCGTTGGCCCGGGCAACGAAGCCGAGGGCCACGCCGAGCACGAGGCCGAGGAGGATCTGAACGGAGAAGGGGATCTTGCGCAGGGCGGAAGCCATGGGACGTCCAAGGTCGGGAGGGCGGAACGGGGGCAGCGTCAGGAGAGTGGCTGCGCCGGACAGACGCCGCTGGCCTGCAGTCGGAGGTCGACATACAGGCGCACGGTCAGGTCCCAGACGTTGGTCATCGCCTGCCGACGGTACTCCCGGCCGGTCCGCAGGTGGAAGGAGCGGTGCCCGTGACGCTCCTTACACGTGCTGTTTGTCGGCCGGTGACCCGTTCGTCACGTCCGGGGCGGAGCGGGCCCGTCCGAGCGCCGTCGCGGTGCCCAGGCCCCAGGCCGCGCCGACCGCCAGCAGCAGCCGCTCCA
Protein-coding sequences here:
- a CDS encoding NADH:flavin oxidoreductase/NADH oxidase, with protein sequence MSALFSPLTLRGVTLPNRVAMAPMCQYSAGPDGLPTDWHRVHLGSRAVGGVGLIVTEATAVVPEGRISPQDTGLWSGAHVDAWRPITRFLAEHGAVPAVQLAHAGFKASTHRPWDAQRGGVADTEGGWTPVGPGTEPFVPDYRRPTALDERGIAAVVAAFATAASRALDAGFAAVEIHAAHGYLLHEFLSPLTNHRGDGYGGDRAGRMRLTLEVARAVRAAVGEDVPVLTRISATDWVEGGWTVEDSVVLAGELAAAGVDLVDTSSGGAAATATVPVGPGYQVPLAARIRREAGVLTGAVGLIVEPEQAEQIVAAGEADLVLLGRELLRDPYWPNRAAAKLTATPTWPNQYTRAH
- a CDS encoding dicarboxylate/amino acid:cation symporter, whose translation is MRKIPFSVQILLGLVLGVALGFVARANDLSWLTTTLDTVGGLFVQLLKLAVPPLVFTAIVVSVVSLRGVANAARLAVRTLLWFGITALIAVTVGIGLGLLVDPGRGVSLNVAGAEAPTKTGSWTDFLTGIVPTNPVGAFVDNNVLQIVFLALVVGAAALLIGEAAEPFVTLNRSVLAIVQKALWWVIRLAPIGTLGLIGNAVASYGWDLLAPLAKFTTAVYVGCAIVLLVVYPVVLLAAGRLNPLRFYAGAWPAIELAFVSRSSVGTMPVTQRSVERLGVPREYASFAVPFGATTKMDGCAAIYPALAAIFVAQVFGVQLGVGDYLLIAFVSVVGSAATAGLTGALVMLTLTLSTLGLPLAGAGLLLAIDPILDMIRTATNVAGQALVPTIVAAREGTLDRAAYDTAGKRDLIEPDPADRPAERLEPVPA